The DNA window cacgctttccgaactgctaaatggtgtatattttgcaaattttttctataggaaagttgttttaaaaaatcatattaatctattttatattttttaaataattaataattaactaattatatactaatttattactaagttTTCCGtgtgccgaacacggcctaggcTCTCCATCGAACAGTCAGATGGCAACACATCTTCTGTCAACCTAGACTTTTAGTTCAATAGGGCCTATTTTTGTAAGCTTCAATATCCAACACTTATTTATACGATTTccatttcagaaaaaaaaaatcagtactGAGCAACAACACACAGTAAAGATAAATCCAAGGAGAGTGTGCCTTTGATAGGGCAAATGATTACAGATATCGAAGAAAAAGGTAGAATAGAAACATATGAAAGCCAGTAATTATGCAGTAGCAGTAGCCCATTGCTTAATTACTCCATATTTCCATACACGGGTATGAACTATAAACATTTCAAGCATGTCCCAAACCcagcaaattaaacaaaatctGTATGATAAGATGTAAACATGTATGACCACAAGAATGGCAGAAAACGTAACACATGAGGTGTCAGAACTGTGAATCTTAACTCCCTctgaaaatatcatataactTAATTCAAGCAACTCCATATCCTCAGCCAATCAATTGCAAAACGCAACACCCAGATAGTGAATAAACTCCAACAGAAATCAATAAGATAGAACAAAATTCAAGGCACTCTAGTTCCTGAACCAATCAATTGTAAAAGCTCAGCACCCAGAAGAGACATAGACTGCGAACTTGTTCAGGGTTGTTATCAGCCGACATAGGCATGGTTACCCCACCTCAATTCTTAAGTCAATCAAGCTCAATTAGTAAAGCAAAACCGACTCAATGTAGTTACTTATCCATCAATAGGTTAAACAATAGAAAATGTGACATTTGCACCACCAAATATGCAAGCTAAAGGTTTATATTTGCTCTGGAATCAGCATCATAATAGAGGAGCAATAGTCAATAGTGGAGCCAATCAGATAACAACAGTGACAAAGTACCTGTCAACCTACGTTTGCTAGAATTGTCCAAGAAGCGAGCTTATCGACAGTACCTACCAGTCATCACACTTCACAGCTTGTGATTGGTATTCTTAcgaacaaacaaaactgacaGCATATATGCAAAAATCGCATAATCACTCATCACCCAATTTCAGTTCCTACATGTCAATCAAATTGGCACATCTAAATCAGTCATACATTCATGAAAACATTAGAGTTAACTAAGATGTCAAATTTGCGCAATAGTACTAGCGATGTCATAGCGGATCAGAATAGCTTAACAAGAACAGGCATAAATTGGGGTTAAAATGGTTCCACGGTCAAGAAGAAATTAAGTTTATGTCCATAAGCTTTATTCCATTCAGGATTCAGCTCATCATTTCATacaaaaagaggaaaaaaaaatgggaaaCTGCAAGAAGAACCTGGCCACGAGGCGAGGTCCGGCCGCGCACACGCAGCACAGATCGAGCGAATCCTTCGATCCGACGAGATCAAGGAAGACCAAGTGAGGAGGCGCAAACCACGCCAAGTCAGATGGCAGAGGACGCAGCGCCGGCGGCCTCGGCTTCGAGATACCGACAGATCCGCTCGACGACCTCCCTCCCCTTGGCGCTGTTCTGCATGAATCTCTCGGCGCAGCGGGTCTCGACCTtctcggcaacggcggcgagggccgcGAGCGGTCGGCACCGGATCGTGGTCTCCTGCCTGAACTGCGTCCACTCGTCGGGCCGCTCCGCGTGTGGCCGGTAGGTTGACCGCTCCTCGACCTCGATGAGGCCGCGGAGGGAGACGTTGCGGACGACGACGTccatggcgcggcgcggcgcgtcgACGAGCGAGGTCTCGACGCAGTGGCAGAGCGCCGCGCCGGAAGGGGACGAGGCCaccgaggggaggaggcggcggatgACGAAAGGGAGCGGCGGGGAGCGCACCGTGATGGAGCGCGCGGCCTGGAGCCGCCCGGCCTCCGGGTCGACGCGCCGGTCGAGGGTGTGGACGTCGGCGACGTGGGAGAGCGCCGTGCGCGACGCCGGGTCGGTGAACttgcgccacgccgccgccgtgacgCGGTCCCACGGGTGCCGGTACACGTGCTCCTGCGTGTACACCACCATGCCTTCGCGTTGGGTCGCGTGGAGCGGTGGAGGCGAGGGGTGGGGGTTTTGTCTCTCGATCTGTTTCTTTCTTGCGGCGAGGGTTTGAGTTGctcggtgcggcggcggcggaggttgGAAATGGGGAACGGAAAGGAGACGGCGGAGAAGAGGGGGGCGGTTTTTTGCGCAGCCGCTGGGTTGGAGAGGAAGGACACTCGATGACCCGAACCCGCCGTCCCCGTCCGTCCGTCCCCCGTGTCCCTAACCGTTTCCCTTGCTCCGCCACGTGTATATCCCAAGAATACCATGTACAAAATCCGCTTACGGTTCTAGAAAACGTAACTTGATGTAGTAAACGCCATGAAGGGGGCAAAGCGTACTTGTACAGTTTACGCCTTCGGCTTGACCTTTCTTTGCGCGGGCGTGGACTCGCGCAGCGGCAGCCGCTgcggcctcctccctccgaTGGCGATCTCCCACCTCTCCCGCCGCCTCCTGAGACCCGCTGCCG is part of the Oryza brachyantha chromosome 2, ObraRS2, whole genome shotgun sequence genome and encodes:
- the LOC102711950 gene encoding PRELI domain containing protein 3B, encoding MVVYTQEHVYRHPWDRVTAAAWRKFTDPASRTALSHVADVHTLDRRVDPEAGRLQAARSITVRSPPLPFVIRRLLPSVASSPSGAALCHCVETSLVDAPRRAMDVVVRNVSLRGLIEVEERSTYRPHAERPDEWTQFRQETTIRCRPLAALAAVAEKVETRCAERFMQNSAKGREVVERICRYLEAEAAGAASSAI